In Thermosynechococcus sichuanensis E542, a single genomic region encodes these proteins:
- a CDS encoding response regulator, with the protein MQSDQQKRILGYFIEEAQEHLTTIEDSLMNLQQVVNDPEAMSEMFRAAHSVKGGAAMLGLHSIQHTAHKLEDYFKILREHPVTVDETLEQLFLQAFDALRELLDELQGPFGLTEETATATLNRVEPVFNQLQAHLSHLTQGAEAAPSPPVAEPIKPPVQPVADSSYRLVFQTEVPDRLRVMLQLFKQPDSPQVRQELAAACSNLGQLGETFALPQWVELLAIAQQAVSNTAQPLTALAPVVIKEIMAARDLVLNGQGSAIRPSDSLVALQPPVIEEAPAVVPEEPEPAVLASAPVTLEEPPAPLEMAAEVAPPEVSAPEEEVSEPMAPMTSGGDGVTVFGEESGTDFQELSDIFSDATALPTDWLEDTLEEDLANLGLAGEAAFDEEISDFLNMTAAEELPEAEASLDAILDEIEELSGELGPAEVEEASLADLTPPAIAESMSETLEAPLTLDRPVEESAAAAPAELGLDAFLEQFTEEAPSEMATFDEAVASLEDFLGEVETSEAPDLLPLEEDFEIPALSDVAEDVAEFLEEVPGLNDVLENLVVDNAAEEALAEFITPPSTDDPWADTLSALETPAIAEPSTPEVTAANIAEPEALGEEILPSPEPASIAELESLMEESLTSPEAATVAESESLVEESLPSSEAAGMTEPEAVAEESILSPEAELEAVVNDITGPASPESVLEELEGLIEQSTTSTTPPEAATFNELEQLLETAAQPTSAFEDLEQLLGQATPAAPTPAPTTADDSFADLEKLIPQPTGSSAKAATPRRAGAGAKSSSLVEQTMRVPVRHLDTLSNLVGELVVNRNSLEDTQERLRQFLDNLLYQVQQLGEVSQQMQDLYERSLLESSLLGVTTARAANGQGERGTHATGVEFDALEMDRFTGFHTLSQEVIERIVRVREAADDIQYVVDEVEQVARQFRQVTTQVQEGLSRSRMVPFREMSQRLPGAVRRVATTIGKQVELKIEGEDTLIDKGILEKLFDPMTHLINNAVYHGIESPEERQRLGKPEKGLIRVRAFYQGSQAIISVSDDGAGIDPERVKRKAIEKGLLKEADAPNLSRQEVYAFLFQSGFSTKDQADALAGRGVGMDVVRKNLEDIRGTINIDSTVGKGTTFTIRLPLTLSITKALCCIDNHCRIAFPIDGVEDMLDIPQERIQTLEDGQRVLSWHDRLLPVRKLGDLLKYSRNISRSNVYGGSTQDDGMVSIVVLRSGDDLVAMEVDQVIGEQEIVIKQLSGPVPKPVGVAGVTVQGDGRAMAIADVLEIIDLSLGRMDRDWRGFGHTVEVAEPEEASEPLVLIIDDSITVRELLSMTFTRAGYRVEQARDGQDAWEKLRSGLPCDLVFCDIEMPRMDGLELLARIQKDPKLNHLPIAMLTSRGADRHRKMAAQLGARAYFTKPYLEEQLLDAAARLLRGEVLVQQEPTPTP; encoded by the coding sequence ATGCAAAGCGATCAACAAAAGCGCATTCTTGGCTACTTCATTGAGGAGGCGCAGGAGCACCTGACCACCATTGAAGACAGTTTGATGAATCTCCAGCAGGTGGTCAATGACCCCGAGGCGATGAGTGAAATGTTTCGGGCGGCGCACTCCGTCAAGGGGGGGGCAGCGATGCTCGGACTTCACAGCATTCAGCACACTGCCCACAAGCTGGAGGACTACTTCAAAATTCTGCGGGAACACCCCGTAACGGTGGATGAAACCCTAGAGCAACTCTTTTTGCAAGCCTTTGATGCGCTGCGGGAACTCCTCGATGAATTGCAAGGTCCCTTTGGTTTGACGGAGGAGACAGCAACTGCAACGCTGAATCGAGTAGAGCCAGTCTTTAATCAACTGCAAGCCCACTTAAGCCACCTGACCCAAGGAGCAGAGGCGGCGCCTTCTCCCCCTGTGGCCGAACCCATTAAGCCGCCGGTGCAACCCGTTGCTGATTCCAGCTACCGCTTAGTCTTTCAAACGGAGGTGCCCGATCGCCTGCGGGTAATGTTGCAACTCTTTAAGCAGCCCGACTCACCCCAAGTGCGGCAAGAATTGGCGGCGGCCTGTTCTAACTTGGGTCAATTGGGGGAAACCTTTGCGCTGCCCCAGTGGGTTGAATTGCTGGCGATCGCCCAACAGGCGGTGAGTAACACCGCTCAGCCCCTCACCGCTTTGGCACCTGTGGTGATCAAAGAGATTATGGCGGCTCGCGACTTGGTGCTCAATGGTCAAGGCAGTGCGATTCGTCCCAGTGACAGTTTAGTGGCGCTTCAGCCCCCTGTGATTGAGGAAGCTCCGGCGGTTGTTCCAGAAGAACCAGAGCCTGCGGTCTTAGCATCAGCTCCCGTGACTCTTGAGGAACCACCGGCACCCCTTGAAATGGCCGCTGAGGTTGCCCCGCCAGAGGTGAGTGCGCCTGAAGAGGAGGTTTCTGAGCCAATGGCGCCAATGACCAGCGGTGGCGATGGGGTCACTGTTTTCGGTGAGGAGAGCGGGACTGATTTCCAAGAATTAAGTGACATTTTTAGTGATGCCACGGCACTGCCAACCGACTGGCTGGAGGACACCCTTGAGGAGGATTTGGCCAATTTAGGGCTGGCGGGTGAAGCGGCCTTTGATGAGGAGATTTCTGACTTTTTGAACATGACCGCTGCTGAGGAGCTGCCTGAGGCAGAAGCCAGCCTTGATGCGATCCTCGATGAAATTGAAGAACTCTCTGGTGAGCTAGGCCCTGCGGAGGTGGAGGAAGCATCCCTCGCTGATCTCACGCCGCCAGCGATCGCCGAAAGTATGTCTGAGACCCTTGAGGCGCCCTTGACACTTGACCGTCCTGTTGAGGAGAGTGCAGCCGCCGCACCTGCCGAACTGGGTCTAGATGCATTCCTTGAACAGTTCACTGAGGAAGCCCCCTCAGAAATGGCCACTTTTGATGAGGCAGTTGCTTCCCTAGAAGACTTTTTGGGTGAGGTAGAAACCAGTGAGGCTCCTGATCTGCTCCCTCTAGAAGAGGATTTTGAGATTCCTGCCCTGAGTGATGTCGCTGAGGATGTGGCCGAGTTCCTCGAAGAGGTGCCCGGTCTCAACGATGTCCTGGAAAACTTGGTCGTGGATAATGCGGCGGAAGAAGCCCTTGCGGAATTTATTACCCCGCCAAGCACTGATGATCCTTGGGCAGACACGCTGTCTGCCTTGGAGACGCCAGCGATCGCTGAGCCAAGTACACCTGAAGTCACGGCAGCCAATATTGCTGAACCTGAAGCATTGGGAGAAGAGATTTTGCCTTCTCCTGAGCCTGCCAGCATTGCCGAGCTAGAATCCCTCATGGAGGAGTCCCTAACCTCGCCTGAGGCTGCGACCGTTGCTGAATCTGAGTCGCTAGTAGAGGAGTCTCTACCCTCTTCTGAAGCTGCGGGCATGACGGAACCCGAAGCGGTGGCGGAGGAATCTATCCTCTCCCCTGAAGCAGAACTGGAAGCAGTGGTGAATGACATCACTGGGCCTGCTAGCCCTGAAAGCGTCCTGGAGGAATTGGAGGGGTTGATTGAGCAAAGTACAACCAGTACAACCCCACCCGAGGCTGCCACATTCAATGAATTGGAGCAGCTTTTAGAGACGGCGGCACAACCTACATCGGCCTTTGAGGATCTCGAGCAACTCTTGGGTCAAGCCACCCCTGCGGCACCCACGCCAGCACCGACCACTGCTGATGATAGTTTTGCCGATTTAGAGAAATTAATTCCTCAACCCACAGGGAGTAGTGCCAAGGCGGCTACCCCTCGACGGGCAGGAGCAGGAGCAAAAAGTAGCTCCTTGGTGGAACAAACCATGCGCGTGCCGGTGCGCCACCTCGACACCCTGAGTAACCTCGTTGGGGAGTTGGTGGTTAACCGCAATAGCCTCGAAGACACCCAAGAACGCCTGCGGCAGTTTCTCGATAACTTGCTCTACCAAGTCCAACAACTGGGAGAGGTCAGCCAACAAATGCAAGACCTCTACGAGCGATCGCTCCTTGAGAGTTCACTGTTGGGCGTGACAACCGCACGGGCAGCCAATGGCCAAGGGGAACGGGGAACCCACGCCACGGGGGTCGAGTTTGATGCCTTGGAAATGGATCGCTTTACCGGCTTCCACACCCTCTCTCAAGAAGTAATTGAGCGGATTGTGCGGGTGCGGGAGGCAGCGGATGACATCCAATATGTTGTTGACGAAGTGGAGCAGGTGGCACGCCAATTTCGCCAAGTCACTACCCAAGTCCAAGAGGGTTTGAGCCGCTCACGAATGGTGCCCTTCCGTGAAATGTCTCAACGTTTACCGGGCGCTGTCCGCCGCGTTGCCACTACCATCGGCAAACAGGTGGAACTGAAGATTGAAGGGGAGGATACGCTCATTGACAAGGGCATCCTTGAAAAGCTCTTTGACCCGATGACCCACCTGATCAATAACGCCGTCTATCACGGTATTGAAAGCCCTGAAGAGCGGCAGCGCTTGGGCAAGCCCGAGAAAGGCTTAATTCGTGTGCGGGCATTCTATCAAGGTAGTCAAGCGATTATCTCCGTTAGTGATGATGGGGCGGGGATTGACCCAGAACGGGTAAAACGCAAGGCAATTGAGAAGGGTCTTCTGAAGGAGGCTGATGCCCCCAACCTGTCGCGCCAAGAGGTCTATGCCTTCCTCTTTCAGTCGGGATTTAGCACCAAAGATCAAGCGGATGCCCTTGCCGGTCGCGGTGTGGGGATGGATGTGGTGCGCAAAAATCTTGAGGACATTCGCGGCACGATTAACATTGACTCTACGGTGGGCAAAGGCACCACATTTACGATCCGCTTGCCGCTGACGCTGAGTATTACCAAAGCCCTTTGCTGCATTGATAACCACTGCCGCATTGCCTTCCCCATTGACGGCGTGGAGGATATGTTGGATATTCCCCAAGAGCGCATCCAAACCCTAGAAGATGGTCAACGGGTTCTCTCGTGGCACGATCGCCTGCTGCCGGTGCGTAAGCTTGGGGATTTGCTCAAGTACAGCCGCAACATCAGCCGCAGCAATGTCTATGGCGGTAGCACCCAAGATGATGGCATGGTCTCGATTGTCGTGCTGCGCAGTGGCGATGATCTCGTGGCCATGGAAGTGGATCAGGTCATCGGCGAACAGGAAATCGTGATCAAGCAGTTGTCGGGGCCTGTGCCGAAGCCGGTGGGTGTGGCTGGGGTCACCGTCCAAGGGGATGGTCGCGCGATGGCGATCGCTGACGTGCTGGAAATTATTGACCTGTCCCTAGGACGTATGGATCGCGACTGGCGTGGCTTTGGCCACACAGTGGAGGTTGCGGAACCAGAGGAAGCCTCCGAACCCTTGGTGCTGATCATCGACGACTCGATTACAGTGCGGGAGTTGCTCTCGATGACCTTTACACGCGCGGGCTACCGCGTCGAGCAAGCACGGGATGGTCAAGATGCGTGGGAAAAACTGCGCTCTGGCTTGCCCTGTGACTTGGTCTTCTGTGACATTGAGATGCCCCGCATGGATGGCTTGGAGTTGCTCGCGCGGATTCAAAAGGATCCCAAACTCAACCACCTGCCGATCGCCATGTTGACCTCACGGGGCGCCGATCGCCACCGCAAGATGGCCGCACAACTGGGGGCACGGGCTTACTTTACAAAGCCCTATCTAGAGGAGCAATTGCTGGATGCCGCTGCCCGCCTCCTCAGGGGTGAAGTCCTTGTGCAGCAGGAGCCAACACCTACCCCATGA
- a CDS encoding methyl-accepting chemotaxis protein, whose amino-acid sequence MASSSTQHTQEYQKAVAAYVQGNYEEAAKITDQLVGTRPGDPNLRLLRGHIYCCQQRYSEAQEQYHAVLNATTDPELINLANESLAKIKDLIPAAEPAKNGGEEYHTTLQGDHTQLQGGNTFVQTTPPTLEPQAANPSEELSLDHFDDFGSDLGTSNPFDDLEIAGIEEQFGASLEQGTFNPFDEDAAVQDPFAVSAHSLEDIASEAADIPEIPIGESVQPLGAEAIGDDDITMLMGSSPLTPSEPASPVFGGEAPESAAAPFQDMTPPSPETFNDPFATDVAVSEESLFGGLTESGEANVSEESLFPGLEESPAANISGESLFGDIEEAPAASISEESLFPNLTKSVETNVPEVSTSAAGISDLLTNETADAIELLPQPEFSSSDAVEEEEDLFGDFSASLEAFEAPDIVAEPLSPEAFDPATFEDEQTIAMSELPGREAIAEDPRAPEAPAIAQGETSSGGAEPLESIADFNLEDLSFGNADLAGAGFDDEMTIANPQVHGMGATGSDATVMTDAGTETFAVLPDEFDLSQQGLENLADFSLDLSESTASRAKTPTPPVSHDLSAFTEQVPVAAPAATPPTPSRSPSPVGGTVPATSTATSSFGQQNITSAVTTGVLSALAAGAVSLGFSAPGPAPLVSGTAAGLTAGVAVYAMGQRSVSRIKRFCTDLQAQCNAVIAGDMTARVPVTSNDELGLLAQSFNQMTDTIQQITADAQKKAEENERQRDDLQRQVIRLLDDVEGAARGDLTVQAEVTADVLGAVADSFNLTIHNLRTIVQQVKTAAQQVSRGAAENETFARSLSADALRQAEELAVTLNSVQMMTNAIQRVAESAQEANEVARNASETALRGGEAVERTVAGILQIRETVAETTRKVKRLAESSQEIAKIVGVISSIANRTNLLALNASIEAARAGEAGRGFAVVADEVRQLADRSAKASKEIEQIVLQIQSETGAVMTAMEEGTQQVIEGTKRAEQAKHALEDIIQVSSQIDTLVRSITNATVEQTESARAMAQVMQSIELTAQATSQEAQRVSDSLQGLVSVARNLQASVERFRVENTEDQA is encoded by the coding sequence ATGGCATCCAGCAGCACCCAACACACCCAAGAATATCAAAAAGCGGTTGCCGCTTATGTGCAAGGCAACTACGAAGAAGCGGCCAAAATTACAGATCAGTTGGTGGGCACCCGACCGGGCGATCCCAACCTACGGCTGCTGCGGGGGCACATTTACTGCTGCCAACAACGCTACAGCGAGGCTCAAGAGCAGTACCATGCAGTTCTCAACGCCACAACTGATCCAGAATTGATCAATCTGGCCAACGAGAGCCTTGCCAAGATTAAGGATTTGATTCCTGCTGCTGAACCTGCCAAGAATGGGGGCGAAGAGTACCATACCACCCTGCAAGGAGATCACACCCAACTTCAGGGGGGCAATACCTTTGTGCAAACCACGCCACCCACCCTAGAACCCCAAGCCGCGAACCCTTCAGAGGAATTGAGTCTTGATCACTTTGATGACTTTGGCAGCGATTTAGGGACGAGCAACCCCTTTGACGATCTGGAGATTGCAGGGATTGAGGAACAATTTGGCGCTAGCCTAGAACAGGGTACCTTTAATCCTTTTGACGAAGATGCCGCGGTTCAGGATCCCTTTGCTGTTTCTGCCCACTCCCTAGAAGACATTGCCTCTGAAGCGGCGGACATTCCAGAAATTCCCATCGGCGAATCCGTGCAACCTCTAGGTGCTGAAGCTATTGGGGATGATGATATCACGATGCTCATGGGAAGTTCGCCTTTGACCCCCTCCGAACCCGCCAGCCCGGTTTTTGGTGGTGAAGCGCCAGAAAGTGCAGCGGCTCCTTTTCAAGATATGACGCCACCCTCCCCAGAAACATTTAATGATCCCTTTGCCACTGACGTGGCCGTATCTGAAGAGAGTCTCTTTGGGGGGCTTACCGAATCGGGAGAAGCCAACGTTTCTGAAGAGAGCCTTTTTCCAGGTCTTGAGGAATCTCCAGCGGCAAATATTTCGGGAGAGAGTCTTTTTGGCGATATTGAGGAAGCCCCAGCAGCCAGCATTTCTGAAGAGAGCCTTTTTCCAAATCTGACGAAATCCGTTGAGACCAATGTTCCTGAAGTCTCTACCTCTGCCGCAGGCATTAGTGATTTGTTGACCAATGAGACGGCAGATGCCATTGAATTGTTGCCGCAGCCCGAATTCAGTTCTTCTGATGCGGTCGAGGAGGAAGAGGATCTTTTTGGTGACTTCTCGGCTTCCCTTGAGGCTTTTGAAGCTCCAGATATTGTGGCCGAACCCCTGTCTCCTGAGGCCTTTGACCCCGCTACCTTTGAGGATGAGCAAACGATCGCTATGTCTGAGCTTCCCGGACGTGAAGCCATTGCCGAAGACCCGAGGGCACCAGAGGCACCAGCGATCGCGCAAGGGGAAACTAGCTCGGGTGGGGCTGAACCCTTGGAATCCATTGCCGACTTTAACCTAGAGGATCTCTCCTTTGGTAATGCGGATCTCGCCGGTGCGGGCTTTGATGATGAAATGACCATTGCCAATCCCCAAGTGCACGGCATGGGGGCTACTGGATCAGATGCCACAGTGATGACCGATGCGGGCACCGAAACCTTTGCGGTTTTACCGGATGAATTTGATCTCAGCCAGCAAGGCCTTGAGAACTTGGCCGATTTTAGCCTGGATTTGAGCGAAAGCACCGCTAGCCGTGCTAAAACCCCAACCCCGCCAGTGAGTCACGATCTTTCAGCCTTTACCGAGCAAGTGCCCGTGGCCGCACCAGCGGCTACTCCACCAACCCCTTCCCGTAGTCCTAGTCCTGTAGGTGGAACAGTCCCAGCAACCTCAACAGCCACGAGTTCCTTTGGCCAGCAAAACATTACCTCAGCAGTAACCACCGGTGTGCTTTCCGCCTTGGCTGCGGGTGCCGTTAGTTTGGGTTTTAGTGCCCCCGGCCCTGCGCCTTTAGTGAGTGGTACTGCGGCTGGTCTCACCGCCGGCGTGGCGGTCTATGCCATGGGACAGCGCAGCGTTAGTCGCATCAAGCGCTTCTGTACAGATTTGCAGGCACAGTGTAATGCCGTAATTGCCGGTGATATGACAGCACGGGTGCCCGTCACAAGTAACGATGAGCTAGGCCTTTTGGCTCAAAGCTTTAACCAAATGACGGATACCATTCAGCAAATTACTGCCGATGCCCAGAAAAAAGCAGAGGAAAACGAACGGCAGCGGGATGATTTACAGCGCCAAGTAATCCGACTCCTCGATGATGTGGAGGGTGCCGCCCGAGGTGATCTGACCGTACAAGCCGAAGTGACAGCGGACGTACTTGGCGCAGTGGCCGACTCCTTTAACCTGACCATTCACAACCTGCGGACGATTGTGCAACAGGTGAAAACTGCTGCTCAGCAGGTGAGTCGTGGTGCCGCAGAGAATGAAACCTTTGCCCGTAGTCTCTCGGCAGACGCCCTGCGACAGGCAGAGGAGCTAGCGGTCACCCTGAACTCAGTGCAGATGATGACCAATGCGATTCAGCGGGTGGCTGAAAGTGCCCAAGAAGCCAACGAGGTGGCACGCAATGCCTCAGAAACAGCCCTCCGTGGCGGTGAGGCGGTGGAACGCACAGTGGCGGGTATTTTGCAAATTCGCGAAACGGTGGCTGAGACCACCCGCAAAGTGAAGCGCCTAGCGGAATCTTCCCAAGAGATTGCCAAGATTGTGGGTGTCATCTCGTCGATCGCCAACCGCACGAACCTGCTGGCCTTAAACGCCAGTATTGAGGCGGCACGAGCCGGGGAAGCCGGTCGAGGGTTTGCGGTGGTGGCCGATGAGGTGCGGCAACTGGCTGATCGCTCTGCGAAGGCCTCGAAGGAAATTGAGCAAATTGTATTGCAAATTCAAAGTGAAACCGGCGCTGTCATGACGGCAATGGAAGAGGGCACTCAGCAGGTGATTGAGGGGACAAAGCGAGCTGAACAGGCCAAGCATGCCCTAGAGGACATCATCCAAGTGTCCTCGCAAATTGATACCCTCGTGCGCTCCATTACCAACGCCACGGTCGAACAAACAGAATCGGCACGCGCCATGGCCCAGGTGATGCAATCCATTGAACTGACCGCGCAGGCCACCTCTCAGGAAGCACAGCGGGTGTCTGACTCGTTGCAAGGTTTAGTGAGTGTGGCACGCAATTTGCAGGCATCGGTGGAACGGTTCCGCGTTGAAAATACTGAAGATCAAGCCTAA
- a CDS encoding chemotaxis protein CheW: MFSSSDLLATNAPIESGNIDDLRTPEGDLHILFTIPSGDTLALPAIGVREVVAVTPDRITPVPNTSNLLLGILNLRGQVIWVADTGKFLGDDTPLNTDRSELSIIAIEDDELMVGLAVHQVKGMEWLNNDTIKPATHVSDQMAPFVRGEWVFDAEQQDIVKLLDPLAILRSARWGL; the protein is encoded by the coding sequence ATGTTTAGTAGCTCAGACCTACTCGCAACCAATGCCCCCATCGAAAGTGGCAATATCGATGACCTCAGAACTCCAGAGGGGGATTTACATATCCTCTTTACCATCCCCAGCGGTGACACCCTAGCTTTACCGGCTATTGGGGTGCGCGAAGTCGTGGCCGTGACTCCCGATCGCATTACCCCAGTGCCCAATACCTCCAATCTGTTACTGGGGATTTTGAACTTGCGGGGGCAGGTGATTTGGGTAGCGGATACCGGTAAGTTTCTGGGGGATGACACCCCCTTGAATACTGATCGTTCTGAGCTATCGATTATTGCCATTGAGGATGATGAATTAATGGTAGGGCTAGCAGTTCACCAAGTCAAAGGCATGGAGTGGCTCAACAATGACACCATTAAGCCCGCGACCCATGTCAGCGATCAGATGGCGCCCTTTGTCCGTGGCGAATGGGTTTTTGATGCCGAGCAGCAGGACATTGTTAAGCTCTTGGATCCCCTCGCCATTTTACGCAGTGCTCGCTGGGGACTCTAA
- a CDS encoding response regulator transcription factor has protein sequence MSKVLVVEDSPPQREMISELLAKTGFEVTVATDGVEAMEQLQQSTPDVVVLDIVMPRMNGYEVCRQIKADPRTQSIPVVICSSKGEEFDRYWGMKQGADAYITKPFDPKELVGTIKQLLRG, from the coding sequence ATGAGTAAAGTCTTAGTCGTTGAAGATAGTCCCCCCCAGCGAGAAATGATTAGTGAGTTGCTAGCGAAAACAGGCTTTGAAGTCACTGTCGCCACCGATGGCGTGGAGGCAATGGAGCAATTGCAGCAGAGTACACCCGATGTGGTTGTCCTCGACATTGTCATGCCCCGCATGAATGGCTATGAAGTCTGTCGCCAAATCAAGGCCGATCCCCGCACCCAATCCATTCCCGTGGTCATCTGTAGCTCTAAAGGTGAGGAGTTTGATCGCTATTGGGGCATGAAACAAGGGGCTGATGCGTACATTACGAAGCCCTTTGACCCCAAAGAACTCGTTGGCACCATCAAGCAACTCTTGCGAGGCTAA
- a CDS encoding response regulator, translated as MEGCLNDTDIYTLCQTLALGQRTGELYLEDDAGQTWLLFLSHGHLVYIADRHSHSLERLQDLLYGQGIPWPSPDSFIESKAGASWVEYECLWWLLDHCKLNQIHNVWRALLRESLFDVVSLNRAWFKFYSASPLTPQWHNLSLTALLNDSLSQLREWKKLHPELRSLDQSLELTDIKPTGNDPADQWFRQLEPFVRERITLRRLSRQLGRDVVTVGKLLLPYLHQGYLQVSSWGTNGHTRTFPPLSWRRSPRVVCVDDAATVRQVVESTLQAAGYEATAIAHPLTALSLIFQLNPDLIFLDIAMPELDGYEFCTLLRHTPRFRYTPIIMLTSLVGWSDRLRAKVAGATDYLSKPFSTQELLTITHHYIGAAPPVTSLTDESFGDVLEPKSSLETPC; from the coding sequence ATGGAAGGATGCCTCAACGATACGGATATTTACACGCTGTGCCAAACCCTTGCCCTTGGCCAGCGCACGGGGGAACTCTACCTCGAAGATGACGCCGGTCAGACGTGGCTTCTCTTTTTAAGCCATGGTCACTTGGTTTATATTGCCGATCGCCACAGCCACAGTTTAGAGCGGTTGCAGGATCTGCTCTATGGGCAGGGGATTCCTTGGCCGAGTCCCGATAGCTTCATCGAAAGCAAAGCCGGTGCCAGTTGGGTGGAGTACGAGTGCCTGTGGTGGCTCCTCGATCACTGCAAGCTCAATCAAATCCATAACGTGTGGCGTGCGCTGCTGCGGGAGAGCCTCTTTGACGTTGTTAGCCTCAATCGCGCTTGGTTTAAGTTTTATAGTGCGAGTCCCCTCACCCCCCAATGGCACAATCTTTCCCTAACAGCGCTGCTCAATGACAGCCTGAGTCAGTTGCGGGAATGGAAAAAACTGCATCCAGAGTTGCGTTCCCTCGATCAATCCCTGGAACTGACGGATATTAAACCCACCGGCAACGATCCAGCGGATCAGTGGTTTCGCCAACTCGAACCCTTCGTGCGCGAGCGGATCACCTTGCGCCGTCTGAGTCGGCAACTAGGTCGCGATGTAGTGACTGTGGGCAAACTCCTGCTGCCCTATCTCCATCAAGGGTACTTACAAGTCAGTTCTTGGGGAACCAATGGCCACACCCGTACATTTCCGCCCCTGTCTTGGCGGCGATCGCCGCGGGTGGTGTGTGTGGATGATGCTGCCACTGTCCGTCAAGTGGTTGAATCCACCCTGCAAGCCGCAGGTTATGAAGCCACAGCGATCGCCCACCCCTTGACCGCCTTGAGTCTCATTTTCCAACTCAACCCCGACCTAATTTTCCTCGATATTGCCATGCCCGAATTGGATGGCTACGAATTTTGCACCCTGCTGCGGCACACCCCTCGCTTCCGTTACACGCCGATTATTATGCTGACTAGCCTTGTGGGTTGGAGCGATCGCCTGCGCGCCAAAGTGGCTGGTGCCACTGATTACCTTAGTAAGCCTTTTTCAACCCAAGAATTGTTAACAATTACGCACCACTATATTGGTGCAGCGCCGCCTGTGACCTCCTTAACAGACGAATCCTTTGGCGACGTGCTAGAACCAAAATCAAGCCTCGAAACACCTTGCTAG
- a CDS encoding MerR family transcriptional regulator has product MATIQDFIHVQDQWSLDELVEIANELLPQHLPQEDSKNRVLEEVNPRLVRHYTSCKLIDRPARIGREGRYGYRHLVQLLVVRRLLMEGYTAGAIYKLVYRMSTPELRALLEQGVHLQLNPPPINPALAFLQQVQDRSEHRYGEPMRVGTSVSRREVPPPSHSPQPESWKRIEVVPGFEVHIRDDFNFPQINRDQEALVKQLVQLLSTYTQR; this is encoded by the coding sequence ATGGCAACAATTCAAGATTTCATCCACGTTCAGGATCAATGGTCATTAGATGAGTTGGTGGAAATCGCCAACGAACTCTTGCCCCAGCACCTCCCCCAGGAGGACTCCAAAAACCGTGTTTTGGAAGAGGTCAACCCCCGTCTGGTGCGCCATTACACCTCCTGCAAATTGATTGACCGTCCCGCTCGCATTGGCCGCGAAGGCCGCTATGGCTATCGTCACCTCGTGCAATTGCTAGTGGTGCGGCGGCTGTTGATGGAGGGCTATACCGCAGGTGCCATATACAAGCTGGTGTATCGCATGAGCACCCCAGAACTGCGGGCACTCCTTGAGCAAGGGGTTCATCTGCAATTGAATCCACCCCCGATCAACCCAGCTTTGGCCTTTTTGCAGCAGGTACAAGACCGCTCTGAGCACCGTTACGGGGAACCCATGCGTGTCGGTACCAGTGTCAGCCGCCGCGAAGTACCCCCTCCGAGCCATTCACCGCAACCAGAATCTTGGAAGCGCATTGAGGTGGTGCCCGGCTTTGAGGTTCATATTCGCGATGACTTTAACTTCCCGCAGATCAATCGCGATCAAGAGGCTCTCGTCAAGCAACTGGTGCAATTGCTCTCTACCTATACCCAGCGCTAA